In one Euzebya tangerina genomic region, the following are encoded:
- a CDS encoding efflux RND transporter permease subunit has protein sequence MDAVARSLARLVSRRPLLTVVVVALLTLVLAGYAGQSEISNDASAFSPDTEEVLAQEVLTDRFADETTAVLQVVVAAEEGGDVVSADGAETVAAVTELAQDTLGEGVAGPQAVQSFLLPAEQAARQSGEELSALSDEEVDRYQELGLSAQPGGSATPGGAEALVQQLLSGEDPTSSSSGIVLLQIDQAAFADDAALNQAQQDFVAGLEDADTPLEAVAFSTSLLASPDDDFGSEIARLFGIAALVIIVTLALVLRARTGAALSWFGALRRTAADTGLAMGAVLVAIVWNQGIGVLLGPDHLGVVGVATPPTQVVPIILLALGVDYSIHLHSRYREDLQRFDPTEAAARIGRTVGVALLLSMLTTGIGFLSNLVSPVPSIRDLGILATTGIVAVFLTTATVVPAGRLLLDRLAGRRGRPHVTAEVAPRETSLLSRLATAGVGPITRFPGVIVGVAVVLTGLGGWGLTQLPVEFDTSAFLPEGSSTARAFEILDEDFDGGLGETTEVLISGPDVLTPELHNSLADVPNALAGADGIVQSGASADVRTPVTALAQVQRSTDPAVTEAVAEAQELGLRPEGTVTADADVAAIYTLLSGVDAGVAATVDIDTTGDAAIRVSARTQSAVVGSEQIRDAVDAAVEPARSAGASAVVTSQQIISDDVTALLADSVVVGLIATLGIVMLLLALVYGLRSGEWLLGVIVLSPVVFVTLSVFGLMYLSDIPFDIVTAIISALIVGVSVDFCIHLGERFVEDVKEADSVADGVRSALRHTGAALAGSAATSTFGFGVLTVASIVPFQRLGLVTVYAMLLSLVATLWVLPAMLVIYQRRRTARAVEGRPVSVDRSPQEGRPGVVTTAVTAAGSPHADGADSWAANSPGSVVGASQTNPRQT, from the coding sequence ATGGATGCTGTCGCCCGCTCGCTCGCCCGACTCGTCTCGCGCCGCCCGCTGCTCACCGTTGTCGTGGTCGCGCTGCTCACCCTCGTTCTCGCCGGCTACGCCGGCCAGTCCGAGATCTCCAACGACGCCTCTGCGTTCTCGCCAGACACCGAGGAGGTGCTGGCTCAGGAGGTCCTGACCGACCGCTTCGCCGATGAGACCACGGCGGTGCTCCAGGTCGTCGTCGCGGCTGAGGAGGGCGGCGATGTCGTCTCGGCCGACGGGGCCGAGACGGTCGCAGCGGTCACCGAGCTGGCCCAGGACACGTTGGGCGAGGGTGTGGCCGGTCCGCAGGCCGTGCAGTCGTTCCTGCTGCCCGCCGAGCAGGCGGCCCGTCAGTCGGGCGAGGAGCTGTCGGCACTGAGCGACGAGGAGGTCGATCGGTACCAGGAACTCGGTCTGTCGGCGCAGCCCGGGGGCTCAGCGACGCCGGGCGGCGCCGAGGCGTTGGTCCAGCAGTTGCTGTCGGGCGAGGATCCGACGTCGTCCAGCTCTGGGATCGTGCTGCTGCAGATCGACCAAGCTGCGTTCGCTGACGACGCGGCACTCAATCAGGCCCAACAGGACTTCGTTGCGGGTCTGGAGGACGCGGACACCCCACTCGAGGCCGTCGCCTTCTCCACCTCGTTGCTGGCCAGTCCTGATGACGACTTCGGCAGTGAGATCGCTCGCCTGTTCGGGATCGCGGCGCTGGTCATCATCGTGACCTTGGCGCTGGTGCTCCGAGCACGAACCGGTGCTGCGCTCAGCTGGTTCGGCGCCCTTCGTCGGACGGCGGCCGACACCGGACTTGCGATGGGAGCTGTCCTGGTCGCGATCGTGTGGAACCAGGGCATCGGCGTCCTGCTCGGCCCCGACCACCTCGGGGTCGTGGGTGTTGCGACACCGCCCACCCAGGTGGTCCCGATCATCCTGCTGGCCCTCGGCGTGGACTACTCGATCCACCTGCACAGTCGGTATCGGGAGGACCTCCAGCGGTTCGACCCCACCGAGGCGGCGGCGCGGATCGGTCGGACGGTCGGGGTGGCACTGCTGCTGTCGATGCTGACCACCGGGATCGGGTTCCTCTCCAACCTGGTCTCCCCGGTCCCGTCCATCCGTGACCTCGGCATCCTCGCCACGACGGGCATCGTTGCCGTCTTCCTGACGACCGCAACGGTTGTACCTGCGGGACGGTTGCTGCTCGATCGACTCGCAGGTCGCCGAGGCCGTCCCCACGTCACCGCTGAGGTGGCCCCACGCGAGACGTCACTGCTGTCGCGCCTCGCAACGGCTGGCGTCGGTCCGATCACCCGGTTCCCGGGTGTGATCGTCGGGGTGGCCGTCGTCCTGACCGGTCTGGGCGGGTGGGGGTTGACCCAGCTCCCGGTCGAGTTCGACACCTCGGCGTTCCTCCCCGAGGGATCATCCACGGCTCGGGCGTTCGAGATCCTCGACGAGGACTTCGACGGCGGCCTGGGTGAGACCACCGAGGTGCTGATCAGCGGGCCTGACGTCCTGACGCCCGAATTACACAACTCGCTGGCCGACGTACCGAACGCGCTGGCCGGCGCCGACGGGATCGTCCAGTCGGGCGCGTCGGCGGATGTCCGGACACCGGTCACAGCCCTCGCTCAGGTGCAACGATCGACAGATCCCGCTGTCACCGAGGCTGTCGCCGAGGCGCAGGAACTCGGTCTCCGACCCGAGGGCACGGTGACGGCGGACGCTGACGTCGCTGCGATCTACACCCTGCTGAGCGGAGTCGACGCCGGGGTCGCGGCCACGGTCGACATCGACACCACGGGCGACGCCGCGATCAGGGTCTCCGCGCGCACGCAGAGCGCTGTTGTCGGCAGCGAGCAGATCCGCGACGCCGTGGATGCCGCGGTCGAGCCGGCCCGCTCGGCGGGCGCCTCCGCGGTCGTCACCTCCCAGCAGATCATCTCCGACGATGTCACGGCGCTGCTCGCGGACTCCGTCGTCGTCGGTCTGATCGCAACGCTCGGGATCGTGATGCTGTTGCTGGCCCTGGTCTACGGGCTCCGGTCGGGCGAGTGGCTCCTCGGCGTCATCGTGCTCAGTCCGGTCGTGTTCGTCACCCTCAGCGTCTTCGGGCTGATGTACCTGTCGGACATCCCGTTCGACATCGTGACCGCCATCATCTCGGCGCTGATCGTGGGCGTGAGCGTGGACTTCTGCATCCACCTCGGTGAGCGCTTCGTGGAGGACGTGAAGGAAGCTGACTCGGTGGCGGACGGCGTCCGCTCAGCCCTTCGACACACCGGGGCGGCGTTGGCGGGTTCGGCCGCGACCTCCACCTTCGGCTTCGGTGTCCTGACCGTGGCGTCGATCGTGCCGTTCCAACGTCTGGGCCTGGTGACCGTCTACGCCATGCTCCTCAGCCTGGTTGCGACGCTGTGGGTGCTGCCCGCCATGTTGGTGATCTACCAGCGCCGACGGACCGCCAGAGCCGTTGAGGGCCGCCCCGTGTCCGTGGACCGCTCCCCCCAGGAGGGCCGTCCCGGCGTCGTGACCACGGCGGTGACCGCCGCCGGATCGCCTCACGCGGACGGTGCCGACAGTTGGGCCGCCAACTCACCCGGCTCGGTCGTCGGAGCGTCGCAGACGAACCCACGGCAGACGTAG
- a CDS encoding thioredoxin domain-containing protein — MPNRLASSSSPYLRQHADNPVDWFEWGDEAFETARERDVPVFLSVGYSSCHWCHVMAHESFEDEATAGYMNEHFVNVKVDREQRPDVDSVYMSAVQALTGQGGWPMSVFLTHDGRPFYGGTYWPTEPHHGRPSFMQVLAAVRGSWTTERAKVLAGSDRITDHLRHAQELGDGATVDTDVLDSTAERIVAAWDRTHGGFGRAPKFPQAMSIDFLLAHHQRTGDPDSLQAAVHSLEKMTRGGIYDHVGGGFARYSVDERWLVPHFEKMLYDNALLLRALVHAWQMTGLPRFERVARDVAEYLIRDMQQPEGGFSSATDADSEGVEGKFFVWTAEAFDEAVVAVGEDPARWRERLGVTVDGNWTDPHGHAPPRANILHEVIAHEEDDPGFARRWAAVRQSLRERRDLRVAPGLDDKVLVSWNALAIAALAEAGAVLQESTYVEAAQRAAYFIADHMTGFGIRAQTSLRQEWRRPDGLLHTWSPGHAAEVPALLEDLALLARALLMLFEADGDPRWVDWATMLAAQVEADFADGEGAYYATGVDGDPTGPDLLLRPLDLWDNAQPSGSSVMVEVNVRLAALTGDQAYRDRAVATVTRFGDRLAKAPLGYGELAVGAERLLAGPVEVALVGGDVGALASVVRETWRPGVVLAIGGGEDPPSVPLLRDRPTRDDQPTAYVCRGFVCDAPTTEPGELAAQLSAPSA; from the coding sequence ATGCCCAACCGTCTGGCTTCATCGTCCTCGCCGTACCTGCGCCAGCACGCCGACAACCCGGTCGACTGGTTCGAGTGGGGTGACGAGGCCTTCGAGACAGCACGAGAGCGCGATGTCCCCGTGTTCCTCTCCGTGGGCTACTCGTCCTGCCACTGGTGCCACGTCATGGCCCACGAGTCCTTCGAGGACGAGGCAACGGCCGGCTACATGAACGAGCACTTCGTCAACGTCAAGGTCGATCGGGAGCAGCGACCCGACGTGGACAGCGTCTACATGTCGGCAGTCCAGGCCCTGACGGGTCAGGGCGGCTGGCCCATGAGCGTGTTCCTCACCCACGACGGACGACCGTTCTACGGCGGCACCTACTGGCCGACCGAACCCCATCACGGCCGCCCGTCCTTCATGCAAGTCCTGGCTGCTGTTCGCGGCTCGTGGACCACGGAGCGGGCAAAGGTACTGGCGGGCAGCGACCGGATCACCGACCACCTCCGACACGCTCAGGAACTCGGTGACGGCGCGACGGTGGATACCGACGTGCTGGACAGCACTGCCGAGCGCATCGTGGCCGCCTGGGACCGCACCCATGGGGGGTTCGGGCGGGCCCCGAAGTTCCCCCAGGCGATGTCGATCGACTTCCTGCTGGCCCACCATCAGCGGACCGGCGACCCCGACTCCCTCCAGGCCGCCGTGCACTCGCTGGAGAAGATGACCCGGGGTGGCATCTACGACCACGTCGGCGGTGGCTTCGCCCGGTACTCCGTCGACGAGCGCTGGCTGGTGCCTCACTTCGAGAAGATGCTGTACGACAACGCCCTCCTCCTCCGTGCGCTGGTCCACGCCTGGCAGATGACCGGTCTGCCTCGGTTCGAGCGGGTCGCCCGTGATGTTGCCGAGTACCTGATCCGGGACATGCAGCAACCCGAGGGTGGGTTCTCCTCGGCCACCGATGCCGACTCCGAGGGGGTCGAGGGCAAGTTCTTCGTGTGGACGGCCGAGGCGTTCGATGAGGCCGTCGTGGCGGTCGGTGAGGACCCGGCCCGGTGGCGCGAGCGATTGGGTGTGACGGTCGACGGCAACTGGACCGACCCCCACGGGCACGCCCCGCCTCGGGCGAACATCCTCCATGAGGTCATAGCGCACGAGGAGGACGATCCGGGCTTCGCCCGGCGCTGGGCCGCGGTCCGCCAGTCGCTGCGAGAGCGGCGTGACCTGCGGGTGGCGCCGGGGCTGGACGACAAGGTCCTCGTCAGCTGGAACGCACTGGCCATCGCCGCGCTGGCTGAGGCAGGTGCGGTGCTGCAGGAGTCGACCTACGTGGAGGCCGCCCAGCGCGCGGCGTACTTCATCGCCGACCACATGACCGGGTTCGGCATCCGTGCCCAGACGTCGCTGCGGCAGGAGTGGCGTCGGCCCGACGGGCTGCTGCACACGTGGTCTCCCGGTCACGCTGCCGAGGTGCCCGCGCTGCTCGAGGATCTCGCCCTGCTGGCCCGTGCGCTGCTGATGCTGTTCGAGGCGGACGGCGATCCGCGGTGGGTCGACTGGGCGACGATGCTGGCCGCGCAGGTCGAGGCCGACTTCGCCGACGGCGAGGGGGCCTACTACGCCACCGGGGTCGACGGGGATCCGACGGGGCCCGACCTGCTGCTGCGCCCCCTCGATCTGTGGGACAACGCCCAACCGTCGGGGTCGAGTGTGATGGTGGAGGTGAACGTCCGCCTGGCAGCGCTGACCGGGGACCAGGCCTATCGGGACCGCGCCGTCGCAACGGTCACCCGCTTCGGCGATCGGCTGGCGAAGGCGCCGCTCGGGTACGGGGAACTGGCCGTGGGCGCCGAGCGACTGCTGGCCGGACCGGTCGAGGTCGCGCTGGTCGGTGGGGACGTCGGTGCGTTGGCATCCGTCGTCCGGGAGACCTGGCGCCCCGGCGTGGTGCTGGCCATCGGCGGGGGCGAGGACCCGCCGTCCGTGCCGCTGCTGCGAGACCGGCCGACCCGCGACGACCAACCGACGGCCTACGTCTGCCGTGGGTTCGTCTGCGACGCTCCGACGACCGAGCCGGGTGAGTTGGCGGCCCAACTGTCGGCACCGTCCGCGTGA
- a CDS encoding sensor histidine kinase, which translates to MTYRRRLVAFVATSLAATVALSGAVGWVVARQTMLGAVDEGLITTVETLRQSEFGRVVPFRQPSEVPPVLPTELVPIGVVSVRRGGRVLFVAGNQDVALPAVPSSPSVADAPLLETVAGERTTMRVVTAAVTDDVVLQVGRPIDDVQAGLTRLAWIVSGLTVLGAGLGIGLGRLIADRAVTPLARVASAAEHVADTGQLTAHLPVESAGEDDELVVLAASFNRMLDRLAESRRAQHLLVADASHELRTPVAAVRANVELLRRLPEDDPDRHALMDTTIGQLDALAALVSQLVDLARHQGQEPPFAPFRLDDVIADAIAQVHTFDPDAVITADLRPVTVTGAPDRVRAAVVNLLDNALRHGEPPVEVMVDDRQLRVTDSGAGVDPADLTHLFEEFWRAPEARRRPGSGLGLALVAQVAAGHRWTVEASNDGGLSLCLTFDDAGDGGWRSATESP; encoded by the coding sequence ATGACCTACCGACGCCGACTGGTCGCATTCGTGGCAACCAGTCTGGCCGCGACCGTCGCCCTCAGCGGCGCCGTCGGTTGGGTCGTGGCCCGTCAGACGATGCTGGGCGCCGTCGACGAAGGCCTGATCACGACGGTCGAGACGCTGCGACAATCGGAGTTCGGGCGAGTGGTGCCCTTCCGACAGCCGTCGGAGGTGCCGCCGGTCCTGCCGACCGAGCTGGTCCCGATCGGTGTGGTGTCGGTCCGCCGAGGGGGACGGGTGCTCTTCGTCGCCGGCAATCAGGATGTTGCCCTGCCCGCGGTGCCGTCGTCCCCATCGGTGGCCGACGCGCCGCTGCTCGAAACCGTCGCGGGCGAGCGCACGACCATGCGCGTGGTCACGGCCGCCGTCACCGACGATGTGGTCCTGCAGGTCGGTCGTCCGATCGACGACGTCCAAGCGGGCCTGACCCGACTGGCCTGGATCGTCTCCGGCCTCACCGTGCTGGGTGCCGGACTGGGCATCGGTCTTGGTCGGCTGATCGCTGATCGAGCGGTCACGCCGCTGGCGCGGGTCGCCTCGGCCGCGGAACACGTCGCCGACACCGGTCAGCTGACGGCTCACCTGCCCGTCGAATCGGCTGGCGAGGACGACGAGTTGGTGGTGCTCGCCGCCTCCTTCAATCGCATGCTGGATCGGCTGGCGGAGTCGCGGCGAGCCCAACACCTGCTCGTGGCCGATGCCTCCCACGAGCTTCGGACCCCGGTAGCGGCAGTGCGTGCCAACGTCGAGCTCCTCAGGCGACTACCGGAGGACGATCCGGACCGCCACGCGCTGATGGACACCACGATCGGGCAGCTGGATGCACTGGCGGCGCTCGTCTCCCAGCTCGTGGACCTCGCCAGGCACCAGGGGCAGGAGCCGCCGTTCGCGCCCTTCCGGCTGGACGACGTGATCGCCGATGCCATCGCGCAGGTGCACACCTTCGACCCAGACGCCGTGATCACGGCCGACCTGCGACCGGTGACGGTCACCGGGGCGCCGGATCGCGTGCGGGCCGCGGTCGTCAACCTGCTCGACAACGCCCTGCGGCATGGCGAGCCACCGGTGGAGGTGATGGTGGACGACCGTCAGCTCCGTGTCACCGACAGCGGTGCCGGCGTCGATCCGGCGGACCTCACCCATCTCTTCGAGGAGTTCTGGCGGGCCCCGGAGGCGCGTCGCCGACCGGGTTCGGGCCTTGGTCTGGCGCTCGTGGCACAGGTGGCGGCGGGGCATCGGTGGACGGTCGAGGCGTCGAACGACGGTGGCCTGTCCTTGTGCCTCACCTTCGACGATGCCGGCGACGGGGGCTGGCGGTCTGCCACGGAAAGTCCTTAG
- a CDS encoding peptidoglycan-binding protein gives MGRNLTRRSSVTLAVAGLLLLSLAAAGWFGSDRADAGTEDPVTADDASANGDAAEPGSDTSGDSPGTAPVRVTDLVEETTLTGSISSGDPVTISAGRDGTVTAVAGDADRLERGDVIYAVDAVDVVALYGDLPHYRPLALGDTGDDVHQLEANLLALEFDADGALDVDGAFDENTQAGLVAFQAEYGLPQSGELDPGTVHVMDGPALVSENAVSKGQRVQTGSLVLTVVVTDVVTVVSGGPDSGVITGRIEVETAVEHGSVVLEVEGDPVVAVISHTRFDRELSLDAVGDDVRALEEALTSLGFDAAGDLEVDDTYDDTTAEAVADWEGSLDLPEDGIVQVGQVVGVPPETTVSRVHVEVGDELTSRTVLFEEVRTTQTVVAEVPLDEQALVAVGDEVRVTLPDGTEVPGTVEEIAAIATRSTVPDEDDYVEMTVRTDLSSAAGWVDAPVDVDAVEVVSEGVMVVPSGALVALQEGGFAVEVVGRGLVGVSTGDFVDGLVEVAGDLAEGDAVVVAR, from the coding sequence ATGGGGCGCAACCTGACACGCCGGTCGAGCGTGACGCTGGCCGTCGCCGGCCTGCTGCTGCTCAGCCTGGCTGCAGCCGGGTGGTTCGGCAGCGACCGGGCTGACGCCGGCACGGAGGATCCCGTGACCGCCGACGACGCGAGCGCGAACGGCGATGCGGCGGAACCCGGCAGCGACACCTCGGGCGACTCGCCCGGCACCGCTCCCGTGCGCGTCACCGACCTGGTCGAGGAGACGACCCTCACGGGCTCCATCTCCTCGGGTGATCCGGTGACCATCTCAGCTGGCCGGGACGGCACGGTGACCGCGGTGGCCGGCGACGCCGATCGGCTGGAGCGGGGTGACGTGATCTACGCCGTCGATGCCGTCGATGTCGTCGCGCTGTACGGCGACCTCCCCCACTACCGTCCACTGGCCCTGGGTGACACGGGAGACGACGTCCATCAGCTGGAAGCCAACCTGCTGGCGCTCGAGTTCGACGCAGATGGGGCGTTGGATGTGGACGGCGCCTTCGACGAGAACACGCAAGCCGGGCTCGTCGCCTTCCAGGCCGAGTACGGACTGCCACAGTCGGGCGAGCTCGACCCCGGCACCGTGCACGTGATGGACGGCCCGGCGCTCGTATCGGAGAACGCGGTCTCGAAGGGCCAGCGAGTGCAGACGGGGTCGCTGGTGCTGACCGTGGTCGTGACGGATGTGGTCACCGTGGTCAGCGGCGGTCCTGACAGTGGCGTGATCACCGGCCGGATCGAGGTGGAGACCGCCGTCGAACATGGTTCGGTGGTCCTCGAGGTCGAAGGGGACCCGGTCGTCGCCGTCATCTCCCACACGCGCTTCGATCGGGAGCTGAGCCTCGACGCAGTGGGTGATGACGTGCGTGCCCTGGAGGAGGCGCTCACCTCGCTCGGGTTCGATGCCGCTGGCGATCTCGAGGTCGATGACACCTACGACGACACAACTGCCGAGGCGGTGGCGGATTGGGAGGGCTCCCTGGACCTGCCCGAGGACGGGATCGTGCAGGTCGGTCAGGTCGTGGGCGTCCCGCCCGAGACCACGGTGTCGCGGGTCCACGTCGAGGTCGGTGATGAGCTGACATCCCGGACCGTCCTGTTCGAGGAGGTGCGGACGACCCAGACGGTGGTCGCCGAGGTGCCGCTGGACGAGCAGGCCCTGGTGGCCGTCGGCGACGAGGTGCGGGTGACCCTGCCCGACGGCACCGAGGTGCCGGGGACCGTCGAGGAGATCGCCGCGATCGCGACTCGTTCCACCGTGCCCGACGAGGACGACTACGTCGAGATGACGGTCAGGACGGACCTGTCGAGCGCCGCCGGATGGGTGGATGCTCCGGTCGACGTGGACGCCGTGGAGGTCGTGTCCGAGGGTGTCATGGTCGTTCCCAGTGGCGCGCTGGTCGCGCTGCAAGAGGGTGGCTTCGCCGTCGAGGTCGTCGGTCGCGGGTTGGTTGGTGTCAGCACCGGCGACTTCGTGGACGGACTCGTCGAGGTCGCCGGCGACCTGGCCGAGGGGGACGCCGTGGTGGTGGCACGATGA
- a CDS encoding ABC transporter permease, protein MTAATEPATSRLALRDLLGVGTHGLRTRKVRAALSALGIAIGIASLVGVLGLSESSRSDLIDQLDALGTNLLTLEAGSGFGTGDSELPDEALARVNRVGTVQTSAQLSELPDAPRRSSFVDEGITGGMTTYAVSGDLLGTVSGSVAAGTWLTDATEQYPGAVLGAVSAERLGVTDVHLSTGVSVTIGEVEVPVVGILDPFPLAADLDRGVYVGQQAASTFLDPDDALTPTRIYTRVADGQVEATREVLAATADPETPEEIQVSRPSDVLEAQAAADSQFASLFLALGGVALLVGGIGIANVMVIAVIERRSEIGLRRAIGATRAHIRRQFLTEALVLSVVGGLVGVAIGAGVTAGYATLEGWRIIIPSIGVVGGLAAAVLIGGVAGLYPAIRASRLSPTEALRA, encoded by the coding sequence ATGACGGCTGCGACCGAGCCCGCCACCAGTCGTCTGGCCCTGCGGGACCTGCTCGGTGTCGGGACCCACGGCCTGCGGACCCGCAAGGTCCGGGCCGCGCTCTCGGCGCTCGGCATCGCCATCGGCATTGCCTCGCTGGTCGGCGTGCTGGGGCTCTCGGAGTCCTCCCGCTCGGACCTGATCGATCAACTCGACGCCCTCGGCACCAACCTGCTGACCCTCGAGGCCGGTAGTGGCTTCGGCACGGGCGACAGCGAGCTGCCCGACGAGGCGCTTGCCCGGGTGAACCGCGTCGGCACCGTCCAGACCAGCGCACAGCTGTCGGAGCTCCCCGATGCGCCGCGTCGGTCATCCTTCGTGGACGAGGGCATCACGGGCGGCATGACCACCTACGCCGTCTCGGGCGACCTGTTGGGCACCGTCTCCGGATCCGTCGCCGCTGGGACCTGGTTGACCGACGCCACCGAGCAGTACCCCGGGGCGGTGCTGGGCGCGGTCTCGGCGGAACGGCTCGGCGTCACCGATGTCCACCTCTCGACGGGCGTCAGCGTCACGATCGGCGAGGTCGAGGTGCCGGTCGTGGGCATCCTCGACCCGTTCCCGTTGGCGGCAGACCTCGACCGGGGGGTGTACGTCGGCCAGCAGGCCGCGAGCACCTTCCTGGATCCCGACGACGCGCTGACCCCGACCCGGATCTACACCCGCGTGGCTGACGGGCAGGTCGAGGCCACCCGCGAGGTGCTGGCGGCAACGGCGGACCCCGAGACGCCGGAGGAGATCCAGGTCTCCCGACCCTCCGACGTGCTCGAGGCCCAGGCGGCGGCGGATAGCCAGTTCGCGTCGCTGTTCCTCGCGCTCGGCGGCGTCGCACTGCTGGTGGGTGGCATCGGCATCGCCAACGTGATGGTCATCGCGGTGATCGAGCGCCGCTCGGAGATCGGTCTGCGCCGGGCCATCGGCGCGACTCGGGCGCACATCCGACGGCAGTTCCTGACCGAAGCGCTGGTGCTCTCCGTGGTCGGCGGCCTGGTCGGGGTTGCCATCGGCGCCGGCGTGACCGCGGGATACGCAACACTGGAGGGGTGGCGCATCATCATTCCGAGCATCGGCGTCGTCGGCGGCTTGGCCGCGGCCGTGCTGATCGGTGGCGTTGCTGGGCTGTACCCCGCCATCCGGGCGTCTCGCCTGTCACCGACCGAGGCCCTGCGGGCATGA
- a CDS encoding ABC transporter ATP-binding protein: MSTRWTTTESGPPALQVSAVTKIYGTRSNPVHALDGVSLRVMPGELLAVVGPSGSGKSTLLHIMGTLDRPTSGTVMIEETQTTTLDDKALAGLRAARIGFVFQQFHLLAGTTALENVAAGLLYLGVSAAARRESAGEALERVGLGHRLDHVPNSMSGGERQRVAVARALVARPAFVLADEPTGNLDSHSSGAVMDLIHELHDDGTTIVVITHDTSIATSLPRRVELLDGRVERDTALAVTG; the protein is encoded by the coding sequence ATGAGTACGCGATGGACGACCACGGAGTCCGGACCGCCAGCTCTTCAGGTGTCGGCCGTCACCAAGATCTACGGGACGAGATCCAATCCGGTTCACGCCCTGGACGGTGTCTCGTTGCGCGTGATGCCTGGCGAGCTCCTGGCCGTCGTGGGCCCGTCCGGCAGCGGCAAGTCGACGCTGCTGCACATCATGGGAACGCTGGATCGACCGACCAGCGGAACCGTCATGATCGAGGAGACGCAGACGACCACGCTGGACGACAAGGCCCTGGCGGGTCTTCGGGCCGCACGCATCGGATTCGTGTTCCAGCAGTTCCACCTCCTGGCGGGCACCACCGCCCTGGAGAACGTCGCCGCTGGACTGCTCTACCTGGGGGTCAGTGCGGCCGCCAGGCGAGAGTCTGCCGGAGAGGCGCTGGAGCGCGTCGGCTTGGGTCATCGCCTCGACCATGTGCCCAACAGCATGTCGGGCGGGGAGCGCCAGCGGGTCGCCGTCGCCCGGGCCCTGGTGGCCCGACCTGCCTTCGTCTTGGCCGACGAGCCCACGGGAAACCTCGATTCCCACTCCTCCGGCGCCGTGATGGATCTCATCCACGAGTTGCACGACGACGGCACGACCATCGTCGTCATCACACACGACACCTCGATCGCGACATCGCTTCCTCGGCGGGTTGAGCTCCTGGACGGACGGGTCGAGCGGGACACGGCCCTGGCGGTGACGGGATGA
- a CDS encoding response regulator transcription factor has translation MTQQRRILIVEDADSLRTAVAKTLSLEGYTCLEAPDGLTAIAMVETDQPDLIVMDVGLPGTDGMAVTRRLRRDGRALPILMLTARDHVSDKVAGLEAGADDYLVKPFALDELVARVRALGRRAGWVETRDSRLRVGSVVLDRAAVQVTRAGQEVVLTRTEFDLLAMLMEHSNTVLSREQLLERVWGLPPGQESNTADVHVGQLRRKLEAGGQSRMIQTVRGFGYVLRTDQTA, from the coding sequence ATGACCCAGCAGCGTCGAATCCTGATCGTCGAGGACGCCGACAGTCTGCGGACCGCGGTCGCGAAGACGTTGTCACTGGAGGGATACACCTGTCTCGAAGCGCCGGATGGCCTGACCGCCATCGCGATGGTGGAGACGGACCAGCCCGACCTGATCGTGATGGACGTCGGGCTGCCGGGAACGGACGGCATGGCCGTCACGCGACGGCTTCGGCGGGACGGTCGGGCACTGCCGATCCTGATGCTGACGGCACGTGACCACGTCAGCGACAAGGTCGCCGGCCTGGAAGCCGGAGCGGACGACTATCTCGTCAAGCCCTTCGCCCTGGACGAGTTGGTCGCCCGCGTCCGAGCGCTGGGCCGTCGTGCGGGCTGGGTCGAGACACGCGACAGCCGCTTGCGGGTCGGCTCAGTGGTCTTGGACCGGGCGGCTGTGCAGGTGACCAGAGCGGGACAGGAGGTCGTGTTGACGCGTACGGAGTTCGACCTGCTGGCCATGCTCATGGAGCACTCGAACACCGTCCTGTCGCGCGAACAGCTTCTCGAGCGGGTCTGGGGACTGCCGCCGGGGCAGGAGTCGAACACCGCCGATGTCCACGTGGGGCAGTTGCGGCGCAAGCTCGAGGCGGGTGGCCAGTCACGCATGATCCAGACCGTCCGGGGCTTCGGGTACGTCCTGCGCACCGACCAGACGGCATGA